From the Brevibacillus choshinensis genome, one window contains:
- a CDS encoding N-acyl-D-amino-acid deacylase family protein: MFDILIRNGMVCDGTGNPWTRLDIGIRGGKISKISNLDDENGKVEIDASGLIVAPGFIDPHVHSDLWCTKPDVHKIKVQQGVTTELFGQDGISVAPVSEVTKPLWQQQLKGLNGDFPDWPWNTVDEYLAFLESANLAGNATYLVPHGGVRTLAMGFEAREATPAEIRKMAELVEEGMRHGAFGVSSGIQYPPCVFTNKEELVAICKAATKYDGCFVVHIRNESNLSLEALDEVIDAARLSGVRLHVSHFKVCGSINRDKLAPALAKLEAGRAEGIEITFDQYPYTAASTVFQAILPPWMHDGGTAEMLDRLKDPAIRERVKHEMLTNGEYDNTVRNNGWGNIVIASVASEKNRELEGKSVKEIGELKGVDPSDAALDLLIDENSAVTMIIHWGVEEDILQVMKHPLHMVGSDGVFGGKPHPRLYGSFPRVLGHYSRDKQVFPIWEAVRKMTGAPAQLLRLKDRGFLREGNWADIVVFDPNTVIDQATYEDPLQEPLGIEYVLVNGQIAVEHGVYTGVTAGSVIRRGRE; this comes from the coding sequence ATGTTTGACATTCTGATTCGCAATGGGATGGTTTGTGACGGGACAGGGAACCCATGGACGCGATTAGACATCGGGATTCGCGGAGGGAAAATATCCAAAATTTCCAATTTGGATGATGAAAATGGAAAAGTGGAAATCGATGCGAGCGGCCTCATCGTGGCTCCGGGCTTTATCGATCCACATGTTCACTCCGATTTATGGTGTACAAAACCGGACGTTCACAAGATTAAGGTGCAGCAGGGAGTGACCACAGAGCTGTTTGGCCAAGATGGAATCTCCGTGGCACCTGTGTCTGAAGTAACCAAACCGCTTTGGCAGCAACAGCTAAAGGGCTTGAACGGCGATTTTCCCGATTGGCCGTGGAATACAGTCGACGAGTACCTCGCTTTTTTGGAAAGCGCGAATCTTGCCGGCAATGCTACCTATCTGGTTCCGCACGGAGGAGTCAGAACGCTGGCGATGGGTTTTGAAGCGCGTGAAGCTACACCCGCAGAAATTAGGAAAATGGCTGAGCTGGTTGAAGAAGGAATGCGACATGGTGCATTCGGAGTTTCATCCGGCATCCAGTATCCGCCCTGCGTGTTTACCAATAAGGAAGAATTGGTGGCGATTTGCAAAGCTGCTACCAAGTACGACGGCTGTTTTGTTGTCCACATTCGCAACGAGAGCAATCTCTCGCTGGAAGCGTTGGACGAAGTGATTGATGCCGCGCGCCTATCGGGGGTAAGGTTGCATGTATCGCATTTCAAAGTGTGCGGCAGCATCAACCGCGACAAGCTCGCACCGGCATTGGCCAAGCTTGAGGCAGGTCGGGCCGAGGGAATCGAAATTACCTTTGACCAGTATCCTTATACGGCGGCGTCTACCGTGTTTCAGGCGATCTTACCACCCTGGATGCATGATGGTGGAACAGCGGAGATGCTTGATCGGTTGAAGGATCCGGCCATTCGCGAACGGGTCAAGCACGAAATGCTGACCAACGGCGAGTACGATAATACCGTTCGCAATAACGGCTGGGGCAATATCGTCATCGCTTCTGTCGCCTCTGAGAAGAACCGTGAACTTGAAGGAAAGAGCGTCAAGGAAATTGGAGAGCTGAAAGGTGTCGACCCATCCGACGCGGCGCTTGACCTCCTGATTGACGAGAACTCGGCGGTAACCATGATTATTCACTGGGGAGTGGAAGAGGACATTCTCCAGGTGATGAAGCACCCTCTGCACATGGTAGGTTCTGACGGGGTCTTCGGAGGCAAACCGCATCCCCGCCTGTATGGATCATTTCCCCGCGTACTAGGTCACTATTCACGCGACAAACAAGTGTTCCCGATCTGGGAAGCTGTCCGTAAAATGACTGGGGCGCCGGCACAATTGCTGCGGCTAAAGGATCGAGGATTTTTGCGCGAAGGCAACTGGGCAGATATCGTCGTCTTTGATCCAAACACAGTAATTGATCAGGCAACATATGAAGATCCATTGCAAGAACCGCTCGGAATCGAGTATGTGCTGGTCAATGGGCAGATTGCCGTCGAACACGGCGTGTACACCGGCGTAACCGCAGGAAGCGTCATTCGCAGAGGAAGGGAGTAG
- a CDS encoding transporter substrate-binding domain-containing protein, which translates to MRKGLGLLFSLMLSFSLLLVGCGGNQGGSSTGETQASKPAEANGVNASKLKTIQEGKFLFALSGMAKPYNYTDGDNKLIGFDVDVAMEISKRLGLEGVAVQTPWGSILQGLKANKYDAIIGGMSITEERQKQVDFSEPYLLQQAVMFVNEKNSSGIKSKDDLKGKTVGVVTASTYKDFALELVGPEGKVKEYETDLFALQELKNEGRIDVVITDLGVGMDAIQKGKLPALAIGEPLFVDKCGIPVQKGNQALLDAINKALDEMKSDGTYLEISKKWFNKDMLSTSN; encoded by the coding sequence ATGCGTAAAGGTCTGGGTCTGTTATTTAGTCTTATGCTTTCATTTTCATTGCTGCTTGTGGGCTGCGGCGGCAATCAGGGGGGAAGCTCCACCGGTGAAACACAAGCAAGCAAACCGGCTGAAGCCAATGGAGTCAACGCTTCCAAGCTGAAAACCATACAGGAAGGAAAGTTTCTGTTTGCCTTAAGCGGCATGGCCAAGCCGTACAACTATACGGATGGGGATAACAAACTGATCGGCTTTGATGTCGATGTGGCGATGGAGATCAGCAAGCGGTTGGGATTGGAGGGCGTCGCCGTCCAGACACCGTGGGGCTCGATTTTACAAGGACTGAAAGCGAACAAGTACGATGCGATTATCGGCGGCATGTCGATTACGGAAGAGCGGCAAAAACAAGTTGATTTTTCTGAGCCGTATCTTCTGCAGCAAGCCGTCATGTTTGTCAACGAGAAGAACTCCTCCGGGATCAAAAGCAAGGATGATTTGAAAGGAAAAACGGTAGGAGTCGTCACTGCTTCTACTTACAAGGATTTTGCACTGGAATTGGTTGGACCGGAAGGCAAGGTAAAAGAATATGAGACCGACCTGTTTGCACTGCAGGAACTGAAAAATGAAGGGCGTATCGACGTTGTCATTACTGATCTTGGCGTAGGAATGGATGCCATTCAAAAGGGCAAACTGCCGGCGCTTGCAATCGGTGAACCACTGTTCGTCGACAAGTGCGGAATTCCTGTTCAAAAAGGAAATCAAGCGCTGTTGGATGCGATAAATAAGGCTCTGGATGAGATGAAAAGTGATGGGACATATCTGGAAATCAGCAAGAAGTGGTTTAACAAAGACATGCTGTCTACGTCGAACTAA
- a CDS encoding aminotransferase A, whose amino-acid sequence MEHLINQAVRQMQVSGIRKIANMVAKYPDVINLTLGQPDFTTPEHIKIAGKRAIDEDKTFYTHNAGLFELRKAASDYLYQKYQLSYHPDDEVIITTGASEAIDIAFRTILEEGCEVILPAPVYPGYGPLIQLCGAVPVYVDTSANGFKLNAEMIQNNLTEKTRCLVLPYPSNPVGSILDEKTLTEIADLLKDKEIFIITDEIYSELTYGKKHTSIASFPEMRDKTIVINGLSKSHSMTGWRIGVTFAPAYLTAEMVKVHLYNATCASSISQYAAVEAFTRGIEDPIEMKKEYQARRDYVYDRLVSMGFEVDKPDGAFYMFPSIKQWNMKSFDFVTQLLEKRRVAVVPGDVFSEFGEGYIRIAYAYSMETLAEGCNRIEQFVQTLNMEKGGKGGCK is encoded by the coding sequence GTGGAACATCTAATCAATCAAGCGGTAAGACAAATGCAAGTGTCTGGTATCAGGAAAATCGCCAATATGGTCGCCAAGTACCCTGATGTCATTAACCTCACGCTTGGGCAGCCCGATTTTACGACTCCCGAGCACATCAAAATAGCGGGGAAGAGAGCGATAGACGAAGACAAAACATTCTATACGCATAACGCGGGATTGTTTGAGCTGAGAAAAGCCGCCAGCGACTATCTTTATCAAAAATACCAGCTTTCCTACCATCCCGACGACGAAGTTATCATCACAACCGGGGCGAGTGAAGCGATTGATATTGCCTTTCGAACGATACTTGAAGAAGGATGCGAAGTAATCCTGCCTGCACCTGTTTATCCCGGATATGGACCGCTTATTCAACTTTGTGGCGCCGTCCCGGTATATGTGGATACGTCAGCGAATGGTTTTAAGCTAAACGCTGAAATGATCCAAAATAACCTGACGGAAAAAACGCGTTGTCTCGTTCTTCCTTATCCGTCCAATCCTGTCGGGAGTATTTTAGACGAAAAAACCTTGACTGAAATTGCTGATCTGCTGAAAGATAAAGAAATTTTTATCATTACGGATGAAATATACAGTGAGCTGACTTACGGTAAAAAACATACTTCAATTGCTTCCTTTCCTGAAATGAGAGACAAAACGATCGTAATCAACGGTCTTTCCAAGTCACATTCTATGACTGGTTGGAGAATAGGCGTGACATTTGCTCCCGCTTACCTGACTGCCGAAATGGTAAAAGTCCATCTTTACAATGCTACCTGCGCCAGTTCGATTAGTCAGTATGCTGCTGTCGAGGCATTTACTCGTGGCATCGAGGATCCGATTGAGATGAAGAAGGAATACCAAGCAAGAAGGGACTATGTATATGACCGGTTGGTTTCTATGGGATTTGAAGTGGACAAACCGGATGGCGCTTTCTACATGTTTCCGTCAATCAAACAATGGAACATGAAGTCGTTTGACTTTGTCACACAATTATTGGAAAAGAGACGAGTTGCTGTAGTTCCAGGAGATGTATTTTCGGAATTCGGCGAAGGTTATATTAGAATTGCTTATGCTTATTCCATGGAAACATTGGCAGAGGGGTGCAATCGGATTGAACAATTTGTACAAACGCTAAATATGGAGAAAGGGGGAAAAGGTGGATGCAAATAA
- a CDS encoding amino acid ABC transporter ATP-binding protein: MIKVRNLVKSFGDVQVLNNISLEIKKSEVVVLIGASGSGKSTLLRCLNFLEMNSGGEIEINGQVIDSKKTDLNKVREHMGMVFQHFNLFPHMTVLENVIEAPVHVKKKSKQEATQKAMKLLKKVGLTDKADHYPDQLSGGQKQRVAIARALAMDPDVMLFDEPTSALDPELVGEVLQTMKDLVKEGMTMIVVTHEMGFAREVADRVIMLADGHMIEEGHPTIFFTQPQHERTRRFLQQVL, from the coding sequence ATGATCAAAGTGCGAAATCTCGTGAAATCGTTTGGCGATGTGCAAGTCTTGAACAACATTTCCTTAGAAATCAAGAAGTCGGAGGTGGTGGTGCTGATTGGCGCGAGCGGATCAGGGAAAAGCACGCTGCTGAGATGTCTGAACTTTTTGGAAATGAATAGTGGTGGAGAGATTGAGATAAACGGACAGGTGATTGATTCAAAGAAAACGGACTTGAACAAGGTACGGGAGCATATGGGAATGGTTTTTCAGCATTTTAATCTGTTTCCCCATATGACAGTCCTGGAGAACGTAATTGAGGCGCCTGTGCACGTGAAGAAAAAAAGCAAGCAAGAAGCAACACAGAAAGCGATGAAGCTATTGAAGAAAGTCGGTTTGACCGATAAAGCGGATCATTATCCCGATCAGTTATCAGGAGGGCAAAAACAACGGGTGGCGATTGCCAGAGCGCTAGCGATGGATCCGGACGTCATGCTGTTTGACGAGCCTACCTCGGCGCTCGATCCGGAGCTGGTTGGCGAGGTACTGCAGACGATGAAGGATCTAGTAAAAGAGGGCATGACGATGATTGTGGTGACGCATGAGATGGGCTTCGCGCGGGAAGTGGCAGACCGCGTGATCATGTTGGCAGATGGGCACATGATCGAGGAAGGTCACCCGACGATCTTCTTTACCCAACCGCAACATGAGCGGACACGCCGCTTTCTTCAACAAGTCTTGTAG
- a CDS encoding M20/M25/M40 family metallo-hydrolase — translation MLFCREEVLRLTDDLVKVESVVNTTGEIDIAKSLHDLLASFPYFQQNPSHLIMPRTVNDEYERYNVLAFVKGTKEQSDKTVILMGHIDTVGIEDYSHLKDKACFPGELMEALQDELLPELVKEQLHSGEWHFGRGVLDMKSGVASHIYLLKYYSLHPEELAGNLVLLAECDEEVSSQGVLSALKDLKRWREEHHFDYIALINSDFVAPRFEGDENRYIYKGTIGKLLPSFFITGAETHVGSSFEGLDPNFLAAELTRQISYNPDLCDESLGEIPAPPVSLKQTDLKPSYTVQTALASYVYYNFFIQSWSPKDVLVMLKEQAEIAFTNALRTLQERYRKYCERIGEPSRDLPWKTRVIIYEDMKKMLVEENGEAYVQHMKEFKDKLLLDKSLDTRMFAARVVEEEWNWMKDKSPAIILFYSSLYSPRIELTGKNEREQNLLNALEQAVEQVQPHYQHPIVTRNFFPYICDMSCVALSDDEEGILAVAENNPGWGTKHYVDYQDIRDINVPAINIGPYGYDAHKKYERMELQYSTEIVPTITNEVIRRLLG, via the coding sequence ATGTTATTTTGCCGGGAAGAAGTACTAAGATTAACCGATGATTTAGTAAAGGTTGAAAGCGTTGTCAATACCACAGGTGAAATTGACATCGCAAAGAGCTTGCATGATTTACTCGCTTCCTTTCCTTATTTTCAACAAAATCCTTCTCATCTCATTATGCCGCGCACGGTGAATGATGAGTATGAACGGTACAACGTCTTGGCCTTCGTCAAAGGCACGAAGGAGCAAAGTGACAAAACCGTTATCTTAATGGGACATATTGATACGGTTGGCATTGAAGATTACAGCCATTTAAAAGACAAGGCCTGTTTTCCTGGTGAACTGATGGAGGCTCTGCAAGACGAACTGTTGCCAGAGCTAGTAAAGGAACAGCTGCACTCAGGTGAGTGGCACTTTGGACGCGGTGTTTTAGATATGAAAAGCGGCGTTGCCAGCCATATTTATCTACTAAAATACTACTCTCTGCACCCCGAAGAGCTTGCGGGCAATCTCGTGTTATTGGCAGAGTGCGACGAGGAAGTCAGCTCACAAGGTGTCTTGTCTGCGCTTAAGGATTTGAAAAGATGGAGAGAGGAGCATCATTTTGATTATATAGCTCTCATTAATTCTGACTTTGTGGCTCCTCGCTTCGAAGGTGACGAGAATCGTTATATTTACAAAGGAACAATCGGAAAACTGCTGCCTTCCTTTTTCATTACAGGGGCAGAAACCCATGTTGGCTCCAGCTTTGAAGGTTTAGACCCTAACTTTTTAGCAGCAGAGCTAACGAGACAAATTAGCTATAATCCTGATTTGTGTGATGAATCATTAGGAGAGATCCCAGCGCCTCCGGTTTCGTTAAAGCAAACGGATTTAAAGCCGTCCTATACGGTACAGACTGCTCTGGCTTCTTACGTCTACTATAATTTCTTTATCCAATCGTGGTCACCCAAGGACGTGCTTGTCATGCTGAAGGAGCAAGCAGAAATCGCCTTTACGAATGCGCTCCGCACCTTGCAAGAGCGTTATCGAAAATACTGTGAGCGCATCGGCGAGCCTTCCCGGGATTTGCCGTGGAAAACAAGGGTGATTATCTATGAGGATATGAAGAAAATGCTTGTGGAAGAGAACGGAGAAGCATATGTGCAGCATATGAAGGAGTTCAAAGACAAGCTGCTCTTGGATAAAAGTCTTGATACACGGATGTTTGCAGCGCGAGTCGTGGAAGAGGAATGGAACTGGATGAAGGATAAGAGCCCAGCGATCATCCTGTTTTATTCATCGCTCTATTCCCCGCGCATTGAGCTGACAGGCAAAAATGAACGTGAACAAAATTTGTTGAATGCGCTGGAGCAAGCGGTGGAACAGGTACAACCACACTATCAGCACCCCATTGTGACGAGAAATTTCTTTCCATATATTTGTGATATGAGCTGCGTGGCGTTAAGTGACGATGAGGAGGGGATTCTTGCGGTTGCTGAAAATAATCCCGGATGGGGTACCAAGCACTACGTTGACTATCAAGACATTCGGGACATCAATGTGCCAGCTATCAACATCGGGCCCTACGGGTATGACGCCCATAAGAAATACGAGCGTATGGAATTGCAATACTCCACAGAGATCGTCCCCACTATAACAAATGAAGTGATTCGCAGATTGTTGGGCTGA
- a CDS encoding amino acid ABC transporter permease — MTFFQSIYSIFQTHGFAFLEATWITVTLTIVSLLIASVIGLIFAFFKVSGIFILEKIADFYIFLVRGLPLIVQLMFLYYGISSVLVLSDFTAGALALGIHSGAYIAEIFRGAIQSTDRGQMEAARSLGMPYALAMRRIILPQAFKRAIPPLGNQFIIGLKDSSLVAYIAVTELFNNALSVQAENYMPFETYFVVGMYYLALVFIFTVIVNKLEKRLDVGKQKEAKSGKVKRREEKLREGTTV; from the coding sequence ATGACATTTTTTCAGAGCATCTACTCCATTTTCCAAACACATGGATTTGCCTTTTTAGAAGCGACCTGGATAACAGTCACATTAACCATTGTCTCTTTGCTGATCGCTTCGGTCATCGGACTGATCTTCGCCTTTTTCAAGGTATCGGGCATCTTCATTCTGGAGAAGATTGCTGACTTCTACATCTTCTTGGTACGTGGACTCCCCTTGATTGTGCAGCTCATGTTTTTGTACTACGGAATTTCAAGTGTATTGGTCTTAAGCGACTTTACCGCAGGTGCGCTTGCCTTGGGGATTCACTCCGGGGCCTATATCGCTGAAATTTTCCGAGGAGCCATTCAATCGACTGACCGCGGACAGATGGAAGCAGCCCGTTCGTTGGGAATGCCCTATGCGCTTGCCATGCGGCGCATTATACTCCCACAGGCATTCAAACGAGCGATTCCCCCGCTTGGCAACCAATTCATTATCGGGTTGAAGGATTCGTCGCTTGTTGCCTACATCGCTGTAACAGAGCTGTTTAACAACGCCCTCTCTGTGCAAGCGGAGAACTATATGCCGTTCGAGACCTATTTTGTTGTCGGCATGTATTACTTAGCGCTCGTGTTTATCTTCACGGTTATCGTCAACAAGCTGGAGAAGAGATTGGATGTCGGGAAGCAGAAGGAAGCGAAGTCGGGCAAAGTGAAAAGGAGAGAGGAGAAATTGCGAGAGGGGACCACGGTATGA
- a CDS encoding ABC transporter substrate-binding protein, with product MKKKLPMTLLVGSLVLTMLSGCGSNATQSSTPAAQPAGEKMELVTDGKLTFAMSGLLKPLNYKDSGGNLTGFDVEIGNEIAKRIGLEPNPVTNPWETILQGLKGKKYDAIIGSMTATEERAKQVDFTDPYYISGGQIFVAQTNDTMKTKDDLKDRTIGVVQASTYKEIAKKYTSKIKGYPSDVYALQDLVPGRVDAVITDKIVGVSAIKEQGLQIKSVGDVLEKENIAIAVNKDNPVLLKKINEAIKAMVEDGTYEKISVKWFGTNLLK from the coding sequence ATGAAAAAGAAACTGCCAATGACATTGCTTGTCGGCTCTCTAGTGCTAACCATGCTAAGCGGTTGCGGTTCAAATGCTACGCAATCTTCTACGCCAGCAGCACAGCCTGCGGGAGAGAAAATGGAATTGGTAACAGACGGAAAGCTTACCTTTGCGATGAGCGGGCTGTTAAAGCCACTTAACTACAAAGACTCCGGCGGCAACCTCACGGGTTTTGACGTCGAGATTGGAAATGAGATTGCCAAAAGAATTGGATTAGAGCCCAATCCTGTAACGAACCCGTGGGAAACGATTTTACAAGGTTTGAAAGGGAAGAAGTACGACGCCATTATCGGGAGCATGACTGCTACGGAAGAGCGCGCCAAGCAGGTAGACTTTACCGATCCATACTATATTTCTGGCGGACAAATCTTTGTAGCTCAAACGAACGATACGATGAAAACCAAGGATGATTTGAAGGATCGGACTATTGGCGTCGTTCAAGCAAGTACGTACAAGGAAATCGCTAAGAAATACACCTCCAAAATCAAAGGGTACCCCAGTGACGTTTACGCTTTGCAAGACCTTGTTCCTGGACGTGTTGACGCTGTTATCACCGATAAAATTGTCGGGGTTTCCGCCATCAAAGAGCAGGGCTTACAAATCAAGTCTGTAGGAGACGTATTGGAAAAAGAGAACATCGCGATCGCTGTAAATAAGGATAATCCCGTTCTCCTCAAAAAGATCAACGAAGCGATTAAAGCGATGGTCGAAGATGGGACCTATGAGAAAATCAGTGTGAAATGGTTTGGCACGAATCTGTTGAAATAG
- a CDS encoding 2-keto-3-deoxygluconate permease: MQIKKAMEKVPGGMMLLPLLLGATINTFIPTAGEFFGSYTGALFKGVLPILAVFFVCVGTTIDVRTTPKILKRGGSLLFSKVGASIVVALIASQMIGEGTVLGGLSVLAIVAAMNDTNGGLYLALMDQYGKKEDIAAYPVMTVEAGPFLTMVTLGIVGLSAFPWQTLIGAVLPLAIGMILGNLDKDFRDLFGKAVPAFVPFFAFGLGAGLDFRKVMDAGLVGLFLGVAVILITGTALFFADKLAGGNGVAGIAAATTAGSAAGVPTIVAAANPAYASVAGSATVMVAASAIVTAILVPFITAWWAKRVNVQLNETVSK, from the coding sequence ATGCAAATAAAAAAGGCAATGGAAAAAGTACCAGGCGGGATGATGCTGCTTCCTCTTTTGTTAGGGGCCACAATCAATACGTTTATCCCGACCGCTGGCGAATTCTTTGGTTCTTATACAGGAGCCCTCTTTAAAGGAGTTTTGCCTATTTTGGCCGTATTCTTTGTCTGTGTGGGAACAACCATTGATGTCAGGACAACGCCAAAGATCTTGAAAAGAGGAGGGTCCCTCCTTTTTTCGAAAGTAGGGGCTTCCATCGTTGTCGCGCTCATTGCTTCCCAGATGATTGGGGAAGGAACCGTCCTCGGAGGCTTGTCCGTGCTGGCTATTGTCGCTGCCATGAACGATACAAACGGGGGATTGTATTTAGCTTTGATGGATCAGTATGGAAAAAAAGAGGACATTGCAGCTTATCCAGTCATGACTGTAGAAGCGGGACCATTCTTGACGATGGTGACTCTCGGGATAGTAGGGCTGTCCGCTTTTCCTTGGCAGACTCTGATCGGAGCCGTTTTACCGCTTGCCATAGGGATGATTCTCGGGAACCTGGATAAAGACTTTCGTGATTTGTTTGGTAAAGCAGTTCCCGCTTTCGTTCCGTTTTTCGCTTTTGGATTGGGGGCGGGACTTGACTTCAGGAAAGTGATGGACGCAGGATTGGTTGGGCTTTTCTTGGGTGTAGCTGTCATTCTGATTACAGGAACGGCGTTATTTTTCGCGGATAAATTAGCAGGGGGTAACGGAGTCGCGGGAATAGCGGCTGCAACCACAGCGGGCAGTGCTGCTGGTGTTCCAACGATAGTTGCTGCAGCCAATCCCGCTTATGCTTCCGTTGCTGGTTCCGCCACGGTAATGGTTGCAGCCAGCGCCATCGTTACAGCTATCTTGGTTCCGTTTATAACGGCATGGTGGGCTAAGCGTGTCAATGTCCAACTGAATGAGACGGTCAGTAAATAA
- a CDS encoding SDR family NAD(P)-dependent oxidoreductase, translating into MVTGRYADSLHNKRVVITGGASGIGLATAIRFAQEGSVVTIIDNHEDRLHSTLEKYSAIKHGVVADVSNPDEVGAAFEKIDSLMNGVDVLIANAGISVRAKFIDITPEQWKKVLGINLDGIFYTAQQAAKRMLSQGHGVILMTASTNGLVGHPYYADYNASKAGVNLLARTMALELAPTIRVNTVCPGYVLTPMQLAEYTPEMLEQVNEKIPLKRHAHPEEVAGLYAFLASAEAAYITGQHIPIDGGELA; encoded by the coding sequence ATGGTGACTGGAAGATACGCGGACAGCCTTCACAATAAACGTGTGGTGATTACAGGTGGAGCAAGCGGGATCGGTCTCGCCACGGCTATCCGATTTGCGCAAGAAGGGTCTGTCGTAACCATCATCGATAATCATGAAGATCGGCTGCATAGCACGCTGGAGAAATATTCGGCAATTAAGCATGGAGTAGTAGCGGATGTGAGTAACCCGGATGAAGTTGGGGCTGCCTTTGAAAAAATTGATTCGTTGATGAACGGAGTAGATGTTCTGATTGCCAATGCTGGAATCAGCGTAAGAGCGAAATTTATTGATATCACCCCGGAGCAGTGGAAAAAAGTGCTCGGGATAAATCTCGATGGCATCTTTTACACCGCCCAGCAGGCTGCGAAACGGATGCTTTCCCAAGGCCACGGTGTGATTTTGATGACAGCTTCCACGAATGGACTGGTTGGACATCCGTATTATGCGGACTACAATGCCTCCAAAGCAGGGGTCAATCTCTTGGCTCGAACAATGGCACTGGAGCTCGCACCGACCATTCGGGTCAATACCGTTTGTCCCGGATACGTTCTCACACCGATGCAGCTTGCTGAATATACCCCGGAAATGTTGGAACAGGTTAACGAAAAAATCCCTTTAAAAAGACATGCCCACCCGGAAGAAGTAGCAGGTTTGTATGCGTTTTTAGCGTCCGCAGAGGCCGCGTATATTACTGGTCAGCACATTCCGATTGATGGTGGAGAGCTGGCTTGA
- a CDS encoding helix-turn-helix domain-containing protein yields MEIKVAFIGPYDLVEEVKDVAISFPTITLLPFGYKDVEETIRLVGQCKSEVDVLLFAGPIPYQLAREEVEEGKPMIYLPHNGTSLYRVFFQLLREDRYKDDRLRFSIDILRKEDIEERLEELDIRIEKMYVKEFQLGQKTDDMMQFHYQLWMNQQVDAVLTCMNSVYKQLVQLGVPCYRIIPTKTAIQECLQRAELEGKSRHLSDTQLAIVIISVDSFAQKSGTSEYELQRKKLAVQQILIDYCEETQALMNWSDRDEITFVTTRGVIERTTLNFSHYPLLDQIVNQLNLTASIGIGLGRTANEAEIKAREALQKARVSGGRSCYIVMQDGNVLGLLGNERVIGYSVRSDDPQRLQFARKTGLSVGTVNRLISYCQGHGSSKVTAAELATGFGITIRSARRILSRLEQSDLANVVGEEQPVSRGRPRQLYQLNASLFT; encoded by the coding sequence ATGGAAATTAAAGTTGCGTTCATTGGTCCATACGATTTGGTAGAGGAGGTCAAAGATGTTGCGATATCATTCCCGACCATAACCCTGCTTCCGTTTGGCTACAAAGACGTCGAGGAAACAATACGTCTGGTTGGTCAGTGCAAGAGCGAAGTGGACGTCTTGTTATTCGCCGGCCCGATTCCTTATCAACTTGCTAGAGAAGAGGTAGAGGAAGGGAAACCGATGATCTATCTTCCGCATAATGGAACGAGTTTGTACCGTGTCTTTTTTCAGCTTTTGCGGGAAGATCGGTACAAAGACGATCGCCTGCGGTTCAGCATAGACATTTTACGCAAGGAAGATATTGAAGAAAGACTGGAAGAACTGGATATCAGAATTGAAAAGATGTACGTGAAGGAGTTCCAGCTTGGTCAAAAAACGGATGATATGATGCAGTTTCACTACCAACTATGGATGAATCAGCAGGTAGATGCTGTGCTTACCTGCATGAATTCCGTCTATAAGCAGCTAGTACAATTGGGTGTCCCCTGCTACCGTATTATTCCGACCAAAACTGCAATTCAAGAGTGCCTACAGCGGGCTGAGCTGGAAGGCAAAAGCAGACATCTTAGTGATACACAGTTAGCGATTGTGATTATTAGCGTAGACAGCTTTGCTCAAAAATCAGGCACTTCCGAATATGAGCTGCAGCGTAAGAAATTGGCCGTGCAACAGATCTTAATTGACTACTGCGAGGAAACCCAAGCTCTAATGAATTGGTCGGATCGAGATGAAATCACATTTGTCACCACACGCGGAGTCATTGAACGTACGACCCTTAATTTTAGCCACTATCCGCTGCTCGATCAGATCGTCAACCAACTGAACCTCACAGCCAGCATCGGGATTGGTTTGGGCAGGACGGCCAACGAGGCGGAAATCAAAGCGAGAGAAGCCTTGCAAAAGGCTAGAGTAAGCGGTGGTAGAAGTTGCTACATTGTTATGCAAGATGGCAACGTACTAGGTTTGCTGGGCAATGAACGTGTAATCGGGTACTCGGTCCGCAGCGATGATCCACAGCGGTTACAGTTCGCCCGCAAAACCGGCTTGAGCGTGGGTACGGTTAACAGGTTGATCTCATACTGCCAAGGCCACGGCAGTTCAAAAGTGACCGCAGCCGAACTGGCGACTGGCTTTGGCATAACGATCCGAAGTGCCAGACGGATTCTCAGCAGGCTGGAGCAATCCGATCTTGCGAATGTCGTCGGCGAAGAGCAGCCGGTCTCAAGAGGCAGACCTCGCCAGTTGTACCAGTTAAACGCAAGCCTCTTTACGTAA